Below is a genomic region from Dechloromonas denitrificans.
ACGCTGAAGAAAATTGCCCACGAGCTGACCGAAAACCTGCGTCAGAACATTACGGTGGATTGGTCTGCGCGAGAAAGTGTTCGGGCGAAGCTGCGGTTGATGGTTAAGCGAATTCTCCGCAAGTACAAGTATCCGCCGGATCAGCAGGAGACTGCAGTGGAATTAGTGTTGCAACAGATGCAGACTCTTGGGGAGGAATGGGCTTGTTGAATTATCGGACAGTAAAACCTGGTGGCGACGCGGCATTAGTGGCTTAATAAGTTCCAATTCTCACCCTGGAGCGATACAAGAACTGGGTTAGATGGATTACTTGGATATCTCGTTTGACCGTCCATCTGGCTTTCGATGGCTTGGAACGATGCATTGACAGAATGGGGGGGAAGTGTGGATTCCCCTCTTTTTTCGGGCCGTGTTAATGGTGGCAGAAATGATGTCCAGCTCGCGGTGGACTGTGGCTGCTTCCACCGCTTTTAGTCGCTCGTCACGCCACTCCGCCAGAGCCGCCGGTGTCAGGGCCATCATGGCCAGTTGGCTGACTTTGGCCGTGAGGATGGCGTTGATCCCGATTTTTTCGATAGCAGCCCCTTTGTGCGAGGGAACGACTTCATCCAGTTGCGTTTGAGAATGTCGCCTAGCGTATTTTCTCTGCCGGGTCGCGGTTAATCTATGTCGAGTTCGCGTTCTATGGCGTGAGCCCACTGCTCTGCAGCTTCTCAGGTCTCAAAAATTTTACTCTGGGCAGGGTGGCCTTCCCCGCGAACTTGAGCTCGCCATTGGAGGTCGCCGCGTTTGGTGATGGTCGCTATTTTGTCCATCTTGGGCTACCAGTTACGTGGGTTTTTCTATTTTCAGTCAGCATTTTGCGATATTCCTGAAGCCTTGGATTTCCAAGGGCGGCTCTTTGCGCTGTGATATATTTCAACGTTTTATGCGGACGGCAATTTTTCCCGTTTTCGCATGCCGCCGGATTGTTCCGGGAAATAAAACTCAAAGGGCTTTTGCCAGTGAGATCGATCAGGCTGTTTAACCGCTTCGAACAAATTTTCGGGCCAGGGCGATCCCTTTCTGCGCGAATTCTCATGGGGGCAACAACCGCTGTCGGTATCGCCCTGCTCCTGGCTACTGCGTATTTTTCAATCAATCAGCGCGCTTCTCTTGAGCGTCTGTTCGAGAAGCAGAGCCAGAATCTGGTCGACTCACTGGGAGCATTTGCCATTGAGCAATTGATCAGTCTGGATTACCCCGCGCTTGAGTATGCCATTGCCGTTGCCGGGAAAAAAAACGACAGTATCCAGTTTGTTGAGGTGACTCATCATGGCCAGGGTGTGGCTCGTTTTGGCAATCCTGATGCGGCTGGGCCTGAATTTGTTTCGGAAATCCGCTGGCGGGATAGCGATGCGCCTGGAATCGGGAAAATACGGGTTATTTTTTCCAGTCATGATCGGGATGCATTGCAGGCTGCCAGCCTGCGCGATCACCTGATTACCATGCTGCTGATCTTCATCGTCATGTGTTTTTCGTTGCGCTGGCTGTTACGGCGGACGGTGATTGGGCCGATCGAGCATTTGACTTCTCGTACCGAACAGGCGATTACCGATGCTTTGCCTGAGTTGGCGCTGGCTTCAAAGCCTGTCCCACGGGCTGTCGATGAAATTCAACTGCTTGATGAGCGCTTCGGCAGCTTGCTGGAGGGATTGAAGCGCCGTGATCTGGCGCGTAGTCAGGCCGAACAGGCTTTGGTTGAACATCAAAACAATCTCGAGCAGCTGGTTGAGGCTCGGACCCACGAGTTGAAACTGGCACAGGAGGAAGCGACCCGCTTGAATCAGGTCAAGAGTGAATTCCTGGCTGCGGCGAGCCACGATTTACGCCAACCTTTGCAGGCAATCAATTTATTCCACAGTGTTCTCAAAGGTACGGGCCTCAATGAAGAGCAGCAGCGCTTGAGTCACTATCTGTCACTTTCGCTGACCTCTTTGGGCGACTTATTGAATGCCCTTCTTGATA
It encodes:
- a CDS encoding hybrid sensor histidine kinase/response regulator, whose amino-acid sequence is MGATTAVGIALLLATAYFSINQRASLERLFEKQSQNLVDSLGAFAIEQLISLDYPALEYAIAVAGKKNDSIQFVEVTHHGQGVARFGNPDAAGPEFVSEIRWRDSDAPGIGKIRVIFSSHDRDALQAASLRDHLITMLLIFIVMCFSLRWLLRRTVIGPIEHLTSRTEQAITDALPELALASKPVPRAVDEIQLLDERFGSLLEGLKRRDLARSQAEQALVEHQNNLEQLVEARTHELKLAQEEATRLNQVKSEFLAAASHDLRQPLQAINLFHSVLKGTGLNEEQQRLSHYLSLSLTSLGDLLNALLDISKLDAGRIKPVPDTIDVEALFRQIDAEFSSLALDKGLRFKLYFPFRRLAVFTDAKLLLSMLNNLIGNALKYTDAGGILVGIRRRGDRAVIQIWDTGIGISAENTRKIYDEYFQIGNQARDRAKGLGLGLSIVKRLAKLLGTEVICRSRHGKGSVFEFSLPLADEALLPVRALVPAAVSESAVESCWLGRRVVVVEDDALLASAVDIALRAKGIRVSSYASAELALSASDISGADIYLSDFRLPGMDGVEMLKTIQRQAMHPIRAVILTGETLPERIKIAESSGWTVLFKPVDFPQLLSALEGQLN